The Faecalibacterium prausnitzii genome includes a window with the following:
- a CDS encoding DUF1254 domain-containing protein: MKMTRRKFLNVSAAAAVVCAATLLPVEKAAAAQQTMAAQELLEQAYLYAFPLVIMDATRTASTNTRTATSNKAPINQFIHAEKLADATTRVVVTPNVDTIYTQAFLDVGAEPMIYGVPQTDRFFNVQVLDAWTNTAAVLETPGLYAITRADWQGELPEGVQRIDVPTTMVWTIARIVLSGQEDLPNVRAIQDKMQLMPLSAYQAGGWTAPAGSYDPANDFVPVKHVLAMDAKEFFDTANQLMETNPPAAADAPVLRELAALHIGPGEKFDDKALGLFSGLRWKLMLLQLKKKLLSESKGYTRQMGQWTYFGDPIGNFGTTYTYRAMVALRGLGANTTDVAIYPKTDVDSTGAVLTGKKTYTLHFDSFPQTLEKGFWSVTAYGKDDFLIDNPIDRYCINDRSVLNRNADGSVDVTLSHAMPENTENWLPIGETEFHLFLRIYKPDWNALRGWQPPTVCVKSPQI; this comes from the coding sequence ATGAAAATGACCCGCCGGAAATTTCTGAACGTTTCCGCTGCGGCTGCGGTGGTCTGCGCAGCTACACTTTTGCCCGTAGAGAAAGCCGCCGCAGCACAACAAACGATGGCGGCGCAGGAACTTCTGGAACAGGCGTATCTGTACGCCTTTCCACTGGTGATCATGGACGCTACCCGGACGGCTTCCACAAACACCCGCACAGCTACAAGCAACAAGGCTCCCATCAACCAGTTCATCCATGCGGAAAAGCTGGCAGATGCAACGACCCGTGTGGTGGTTACGCCGAATGTGGATACCATCTATACGCAGGCGTTTCTGGATGTCGGCGCAGAACCAATGATCTACGGCGTGCCGCAGACCGACCGCTTTTTTAATGTACAGGTGCTGGATGCGTGGACAAACACCGCCGCCGTGCTGGAAACGCCGGGGCTTTACGCCATTACCCGTGCAGACTGGCAGGGCGAACTGCCGGAAGGGGTGCAGCGCATTGATGTACCTACCACGATGGTCTGGACCATTGCCCGCATCGTGCTTTCCGGACAAGAGGACCTGCCCAACGTCCGGGCCATTCAGGATAAGATGCAGCTGATGCCGCTTTCCGCCTATCAGGCGGGTGGATGGACCGCCCCCGCAGGCAGCTATGACCCTGCCAATGACTTTGTGCCGGTAAAGCACGTTCTTGCCATGGACGCAAAGGAATTTTTTGATACCGCCAACCAGCTGATGGAAACCAACCCGCCCGCTGCGGCAGACGCGCCGGTACTCCGGGAGCTTGCAGCACTGCACATCGGCCCCGGTGAGAAGTTCGATGACAAGGCGCTGGGTCTGTTCAGTGGGCTGCGCTGGAAGCTGATGCTGCTCCAGCTGAAGAAAAAGCTGCTGAGCGAATCGAAGGGCTATACGCGCCAGATGGGTCAGTGGACCTATTTCGGCGACCCCATCGGCAACTTTGGCACAACATATACCTACCGTGCCATGGTGGCGCTGCGGGGTCTGGGTGCCAACACCACCGATGTTGCCATCTACCCCAAAACCGATGTGGACAGCACCGGCGCAGTCCTGACCGGTAAAAAGACCTACACACTGCATTTCGATTCGTTCCCGCAGACATTAGAGAAGGGTTTTTGGTCCGTAACCGCCTATGGCAAGGACGATTTTCTCATCGACAATCCCATCGATCGCTACTGCATCAATGACCGGTCTGTCCTGAATCGAAATGCAGACGGTTCTGTGGATGTCACACTTTCCCATGCGATGCCGGAAAACACGGAGAACTGGCTTCCCATCGGAGAGACTGAATTTCATCTCTTCCTGCGCATCTATAAGCCCGACTGGAATGCCCTGCGCGGCTGGCAGCCGCCCACGGTTTGTGTAAAATCGCCCCAGATATAA
- the cas1c gene encoding type I-C CRISPR-associated endonuclease Cas1c: MRQLLTQLYVTSEDAYLSLDGENVVVSRQKTEIGRVPLHTLEGIVCFSRSGASPALMGKCAAKGIDLCFFSPYGQFLARTVGEERGNVLLRQTQYRISDSEALSCRYARYFILGKVYNARWVLERATRDHPQRVPVEEFKRTSAQLAAALPLIEQCDDLDQLRGLEGEAAQRYFDCFDFLILQQHEAFPFVSRNRRPPLDNVNALLSFAYSLLARDCASVLSSVGLDPYVGFLHRARPGRCSLALDLMEELRAVYADRFVLSCINQKLLTAKHFQKQENGAVLLTDDGRRAFLKAWQTKKQEQITHPFLKEKLPWGLVPYVQALLLARTLRGDLELYPPFFWK, encoded by the coding sequence ATGAGACAGCTTTTGACCCAACTTTACGTCACTTCGGAAGACGCCTATCTTTCGCTCGACGGCGAAAATGTCGTGGTCAGCCGCCAGAAGACCGAGATCGGGCGGGTCCCGCTCCACACGCTGGAAGGGATCGTCTGCTTCAGCCGCTCCGGTGCCAGCCCGGCACTCATGGGCAAATGCGCGGCCAAGGGCATCGACCTCTGCTTTTTCAGCCCCTACGGCCAGTTTTTGGCGCGCACCGTCGGCGAAGAGCGCGGCAATGTCCTGCTGCGGCAGACCCAGTACCGCATCTCCGACAGCGAAGCGCTGAGCTGCCGCTATGCGCGGTACTTCATCCTTGGCAAAGTTTACAACGCCCGCTGGGTACTGGAACGCGCCACCCGCGACCACCCGCAGCGCGTACCCGTAGAGGAATTCAAACGCACGAGTGCCCAGCTTGCGGCGGCGCTCCCGCTCATCGAGCAGTGCGACGATCTCGACCAGCTGCGCGGTCTGGAAGGGGAAGCAGCGCAGCGCTACTTTGACTGCTTCGACTTCCTCATTTTACAGCAGCATGAAGCGTTTCCGTTCGTGTCCCGAAACCGTCGGCCTCCGCTGGACAATGTGAACGCGCTGCTCTCCTTTGCCTATTCTCTGCTGGCCCGCGACTGCGCTTCCGTACTGAGCAGCGTCGGGCTGGACCCGTATGTCGGCTTCCTGCACCGCGCCCGTCCCGGACGCTGCAGTCTGGCGCTGGACCTTATGGAAGAGCTTCGCGCCGTTTACGCAGACCGGTTCGTGCTGTCCTGCATCAACCAGAAACTGCTGACAGCGAAGCACTTCCAGAAACAGGAGAATGGTGCTGTCCTCCTGACCGACGATGGCCGCCGCGCGTTTCTCAAAGCCTGGCAGACCAAAAAGCAGGAGCAGATCACCCATCCCTTCCTGAAAGAGAAACTGCCCTGGGGACTGGTGCCTTACGTGCAGGCGCTCCTTCTGGCGCGGACTCTGCGCGGTGATCTGGAACTGTATCCGCCATTCTTCTGGAAGTGA
- the cas5c gene encoding type I-C CRISPR-associated protein Cas5c: protein MQYPNTITLLVSGRYALFSDPITRVGGEKCSYPVPTYQALKGILESIYWKPTFIWVPTDVRILNRIETQSKGIRPINYSNGKNDLSIYTYLSDVAYQVRAHFEWNEHRPDLAQDRNENKHYAIAKRMLERGGRRDIFLGTRECQGYVEPCTFGEGPGAYDNTPSVPLGLMLHGLTYADETTTGTMQERFWYPVMENGIIHFCRPEECPVVRDIRKQSAKHFILNETLQSCDDLYQEVFSE from the coding sequence TTGCAATATCCCAACACCATCACTCTGCTTGTATCCGGACGCTATGCACTTTTCAGTGACCCCATTACCCGCGTGGGCGGCGAGAAGTGCAGTTACCCCGTCCCGACGTACCAAGCGCTCAAAGGCATTCTGGAAAGCATCTATTGGAAGCCCACATTTATTTGGGTCCCTACCGATGTCCGCATCCTGAACCGGATCGAAACGCAGTCCAAGGGCATCCGCCCCATCAACTACAGCAACGGCAAAAACGACCTTTCCATCTATACGTATCTGTCCGATGTTGCCTATCAGGTGCGTGCCCACTTTGAGTGGAACGAGCACCGCCCGGACCTTGCGCAGGACCGGAACGAAAACAAGCACTACGCCATCGCCAAGCGAATGCTGGAACGCGGCGGGCGGCGGGACATCTTTCTCGGCACACGAGAATGTCAGGGTTACGTAGAACCCTGCACCTTTGGCGAGGGCCCCGGTGCTTACGACAACACTCCCTCTGTTCCGCTTGGCCTGATGCTGCATGGTCTGACCTACGCAGACGAGACCACCACTGGCACCATGCAGGAGCGTTTCTGGTATCCGGTGATGGAAAACGGCATCATCCACTTCTGCCGCCCGGAAGAGTGCCCCGTCGTCCGCGATATCCGGAAGCAGTCGGCCAAGCATTTCATCCTGAACGAAACGCTCCAAAGCTGCGATGATCTTTATCAGGAGGTGTTCTCCGAATGA
- a CDS encoding winged helix-turn-helix transcriptional regulator, which translates to MEKEILKELPACPVETTLTLISDKWKVLILRDLMLGTKRFGELKKSIGHVTQKVLTAQLRQMEESGLLTRKVYAEVPPRVEYTLTELGYSLKPVLDAMRAWGEGYKNRLEGKAE; encoded by the coding sequence ATGGAAAAGGAAATCCTCAAAGAGCTCCCGGCCTGCCCGGTGGAGACCACCCTGACCCTCATCAGCGATAAATGGAAGGTGCTGATCCTCCGGGATCTGATGCTGGGCACAAAGCGTTTTGGAGAACTGAAAAAGTCCATCGGCCATGTAACCCAGAAGGTTTTGACCGCTCAGCTGCGGCAGATGGAGGAAAGCGGATTGCTGACCCGGAAGGTCTATGCTGAAGTGCCGCCCCGGGTGGAATATACTCTGACCGAATTGGGGTATAGTTTGAAACCGGTTCTGGATGCCATGCGGGCATGGGGCGAAGGGTATAAAAACAGGCTGGAAGGAAAGGCGGAATAA
- a CDS encoding pyridoxamine 5'-phosphate oxidase family protein, protein MNKVVEFLNANPVQYLATVGRDGKAKCRPFMFAGELDGKLWFCTNNQKDVYKDLQANPNIEISVSSPEYAWIRLHGKAVFENNMTAKEMCIANPIVKSQYGEAANPIFEVFYLEDAHGIIADFSGNPPYEF, encoded by the coding sequence ATGAATAAAGTCGTAGAATTTCTGAACGCAAACCCGGTGCAGTATCTGGCCACCGTAGGCCGTGACGGCAAGGCCAAGTGCCGTCCCTTCATGTTTGCCGGTGAGCTGGACGGCAAGCTGTGGTTCTGCACCAACAACCAGAAGGATGTTTACAAGGACCTGCAGGCAAATCCCAATATCGAGATCTCCGTTTCCAGCCCGGAGTACGCATGGATCCGTCTGCATGGCAAGGCTGTGTTTGAAAACAACATGACCGCCAAGGAGATGTGCATCGCAAACCCCATCGTGAAGAGCCAGTACGGCGAGGCTGCCAACCCCATCTTTGAGGTGTTCTATCTGGAGGATGCCCACGGCATCATTGCAGACTTCTCCGGCAACCCTCCCTACGAGTTCTGA
- a CDS encoding LytTR family transcriptional regulator DNA-binding domain-containing protein, translating into MSDLNRWMQKHNLCPENILYLYRSDRKTVLHRMDGGEAALYAPMHGVLSVLPEDQFLNISKGIAVNRSQIVNIDNDGVYTMSDGRTFQGRKRGLSSHRRLRMEIGLSDTQSRPMSMSLLEKCSLLDDMPLAFCVIELVFNEDGHGVDFIFRYCNAEMANIEGVPVEEMLNRSFYKVFPNGDKKWLVSYADVALNGTKHTLHDYSPEVDKYLTIHCYQPEPGYCACVLQANEP; encoded by the coding sequence ATGAGCGACCTGAATCGATGGATGCAAAAACACAATCTCTGCCCGGAAAACATTTTATATCTTTATCGCAGCGACCGGAAAACGGTCCTTCACCGCATGGACGGCGGGGAAGCCGCGCTGTATGCGCCGATGCACGGCGTCCTGTCTGTTCTGCCGGAAGATCAGTTCCTGAACATCAGCAAGGGGATCGCAGTGAACCGCAGCCAGATCGTTAACATCGACAACGATGGCGTTTATACCATGTCGGACGGCCGCACGTTTCAGGGACGCAAGCGCGGCCTGAGCAGCCACCGCCGCCTGCGCATGGAGATCGGGCTGTCCGACACGCAGTCTCGCCCCATGAGCATGAGCCTGCTGGAAAAATGCAGCCTGCTGGACGATATGCCGCTGGCGTTCTGTGTCATCGAGCTGGTCTTCAATGAAGATGGACACGGCGTGGATTTCATCTTCCGCTATTGCAATGCGGAAATGGCCAATATCGAGGGTGTGCCGGTGGAGGAAATGCTGAATCGCTCGTTTTACAAGGTGTTCCCCAATGGGGACAAAAAGTGGCTGGTGTCCTATGCAGATGTGGCGCTGAACGGTACGAAGCATACCCTCCACGATTACAGCCCGGAGGTGGACAAATACCTGACCATCCACTGCTATCAGCCCGAACCGGGGTATTGTGCCTGTGTGCTGCAGGCAAACGAGCCCTGA
- the cas7c gene encoding type I-C CRISPR-associated protein Cas7/Csd2, with amino-acid sequence MSTLNHKIDFALVLSVRHANPNGDPLNGNRPRETYEGYGEISDVCLKRKIRNRMMDLGAPVFVQSNDRCIDGCKSLKDRADSIPALKKEKDADVYAKVACQTWLDVRSFGQVFAFKNGGEADGVSIGVRGPVSIHPAFSVDPVEISSLQITKSVNGVSGAKKSSDTMGMKHRVDFGVYTTFGSINCQLAEKTGFTQEDADLIKQALLTLFENDTSSARPDGSMEVIRLYWWEHNCKSGQYSSAKVHRCLHVKSTCETPRSAEDYEITCDELDGLTPEVYDEH; translated from the coding sequence ATGAGTACTTTGAACCATAAGATCGACTTTGCCCTTGTTCTTTCCGTCCGCCACGCAAACCCCAATGGGGACCCGCTCAATGGCAACCGCCCCCGTGAGACCTACGAAGGCTACGGCGAGATCTCGGATGTCTGCCTGAAACGAAAGATCCGCAACCGCATGATGGACCTCGGCGCTCCGGTTTTTGTGCAGTCCAATGACCGCTGCATCGACGGCTGCAAAAGCCTGAAAGACCGTGCTGACTCCATCCCTGCACTGAAAAAAGAAAAAGACGCCGATGTTTACGCAAAAGTCGCCTGCCAGACCTGGCTGGATGTGCGCAGCTTCGGCCAGGTGTTCGCCTTCAAGAATGGCGGCGAGGCCGACGGTGTCTCGATCGGTGTGCGTGGGCCCGTATCCATCCACCCGGCGTTCAGCGTTGACCCCGTCGAGATCAGCAGCCTGCAGATCACCAAAAGCGTCAACGGCGTATCCGGTGCAAAAAAATCCAGCGATACCATGGGCATGAAGCACCGTGTGGACTTCGGCGTCTATACGACCTTTGGCAGCATCAACTGCCAGCTTGCCGAAAAGACCGGCTTCACGCAGGAGGATGCCGACCTGATCAAGCAGGCTCTCCTCACATTATTTGAGAACGACACGTCTTCTGCCCGGCCGGACGGCAGCATGGAGGTGATTCGCCTGTACTGGTGGGAGCACAACTGCAAGAGCGGTCAGTATTCCTCCGCCAAGGTCCACCGCTGCCTGCATGTGAAGTCAACCTGCGAGACACCTCGCAGCGCAGAGGATTACGAGATCACCTGCGACGAATTGGACGGTCTGACGCCGGAAGTGTATGATGAACACTGA
- the cas4 gene encoding CRISPR-associated protein Cas4, which yields MMNTDEYLQMSGIQHFAFCRRQWALAYLEQQWSENLRTAEGRLEHIRCHDTAQTERRGDLLITRGMKVVSHRLRLSGDCDVVEFRADPEGIPLQHTEGRWRPMPVEYKHGRAKENDADRLQLCAQAMALEEMLACDIPQAALFYEETKRRELVPLTDALRQKTQAMADEMNQYFARGYTPKVKPGTFCNACSLKELCLPALYKRADPRAYLKAYLDEVQAEDTP from the coding sequence ATGATGAACACTGACGAATATCTGCAAATGTCCGGTATTCAACACTTTGCCTTTTGTAGAAGACAATGGGCGTTGGCCTACCTCGAACAGCAATGGTCTGAGAACCTTCGCACTGCGGAAGGGCGGCTGGAACATATCCGCTGCCATGATACCGCGCAGACCGAGCGGCGGGGCGATCTGCTCATCACGCGGGGGATGAAGGTCGTCAGCCACCGGCTGCGGCTCAGCGGAGACTGCGACGTTGTGGAATTCCGGGCGGACCCGGAGGGCATCCCGCTGCAGCACACCGAAGGCCGCTGGCGGCCCATGCCGGTGGAGTACAAACATGGCCGCGCCAAGGAGAACGACGCCGACCGGCTGCAGCTCTGTGCGCAGGCCATGGCTCTGGAAGAGATGCTGGCCTGTGATATCCCGCAGGCCGCGCTCTTCTACGAGGAAACGAAGCGGCGGGAACTCGTTCCGCTGACGGACGCGCTGCGCCAAAAAACGCAGGCCATGGCCGACGAGATGAACCAGTATTTCGCCCGCGGCTACACGCCAAAAGTCAAGCCGGGAACCTTCTGCAACGCCTGCTCCCTTAAAGAGCTTTGCCTACCCGCACTGTACAAACGCGCCGACCCCAGGGCCTACCTGAAAGCCTATCTGGACGAAGTGCAAGCGGAGGACACGCCATGA
- a CDS encoding alkyl/aryl-sulfatase produces MKMTRRNFISASAAAALACGASLTAHAAGSTDENGLNFITDIFKDSTQPGEIEEATAITAEKNAEWYEALDFSDRREFANAERGWLDNAEGRIIDGDDNRSAWDLQSYGDLNRDAPDTVNPSLWRNTQLNAKAGLFEVCDGIYQVRGFDMANTTFIRTDHGWIVFDVLMCRENMKAAKELMENRFGPLEIKAVLYSHSHVDHFGGVEGIIDRAQAADASLSLQDQLASGKVPVLAPAGFLKHAISENVYAGIAMARRAQFQYGTVLDKGEKGALSVGIGMGQSTGTVSLIAPTYEIGEDLPKLTIDGLEIEFQLTPGTEAPAEMNAYFPKYRALWMAENCTGTLHNLYTLRGAEVRDANEWAKYIIEADQRFCDKTDVVFQSHNWPHWGEEIHEYLLNTASIYKFIHDQTLHYMNQGYTSNEISAMLTLPKKLEKVWYTRPYYGTLAHNSKAVYQKYLGWYDANPVNLNPLPPSDTARKLVEYLGSTELVLCKAKKDYEKGEYQWVAQITKELVYADPSNQKARNLCADALEQLGYQAESGAWRNAYLMGAAELRKGNLSKLARTANGLAATMGEMTIAMLLDYIAIMTDANAAQNDDLTLNLTVTDVNEQFYVTRKNGILLSYPGENHPDAQASVTCKRLQLFALMTGQQAGQVQISGDATVLKRLLAYASKFEKTFNVIEP; encoded by the coding sequence ATGAAGATGACCCGCAGAAACTTTATTTCCGCTTCGGCGGCTGCAGCTTTGGCCTGCGGCGCATCCCTGACTGCGCATGCAGCAGGCAGCACCGATGAAAACGGTCTGAACTTTATCACAGACATTTTCAAGGACTCCACCCAACCGGGCGAGATCGAAGAGGCAACGGCTATCACGGCAGAAAAGAACGCCGAATGGTATGAAGCGCTGGATTTTTCCGACCGGCGGGAGTTTGCCAACGCAGAGCGCGGCTGGCTGGACAACGCGGAAGGCAGGATCATTGATGGTGATGATAACAGATCTGCATGGGATCTGCAGAGCTACGGCGATTTGAACCGGGACGCACCGGACACCGTCAATCCGAGCCTGTGGCGGAACACGCAGCTGAACGCCAAGGCCGGTCTGTTTGAAGTGTGCGACGGCATCTATCAGGTGCGCGGCTTCGATATGGCCAATACGACCTTTATCCGCACCGACCATGGCTGGATCGTGTTTGACGTGCTGATGTGCAGGGAAAACATGAAAGCCGCCAAGGAACTGATGGAAAACCGCTTCGGCCCGCTGGAGATCAAGGCCGTACTATACAGCCACTCTCATGTGGATCACTTCGGCGGCGTGGAGGGTATCATCGACCGCGCACAGGCAGCAGATGCAAGCCTTTCGCTCCAAGACCAGCTGGCTTCCGGCAAGGTCCCTGTGCTTGCGCCGGCGGGCTTTCTGAAGCACGCCATCAGCGAAAATGTCTATGCGGGCATCGCCATGGCGCGGCGCGCACAGTTCCAATACGGCACGGTGCTTGACAAGGGCGAAAAGGGTGCGCTGAGCGTGGGCATCGGCATGGGACAGTCCACCGGTACGGTGTCCCTCATCGCTCCTACCTACGAGATCGGGGAAGATCTCCCGAAACTGACCATCGACGGGCTGGAGATCGAGTTCCAGCTGACCCCCGGCACCGAAGCCCCCGCCGAAATGAACGCCTATTTCCCGAAATACCGCGCCCTCTGGATGGCGGAAAACTGCACCGGCACCCTGCACAACCTCTACACCCTGCGCGGCGCAGAGGTGCGCGATGCCAACGAGTGGGCAAAATATATCATCGAGGCCGACCAGCGCTTCTGCGATAAGACCGATGTGGTGTTCCAGAGCCACAACTGGCCGCACTGGGGCGAGGAGATCCATGAGTATCTGCTGAATACAGCCTCCATCTATAAGTTCATCCACGACCAGACCCTGCATTACATGAACCAGGGGTATACCTCGAATGAGATCTCGGCGATGCTGACCCTGCCCAAAAAACTGGAAAAGGTCTGGTACACCCGGCCGTATTACGGCACACTGGCACACAATTCCAAGGCCGTTTACCAGAAATATCTGGGCTGGTACGATGCCAACCCGGTCAACCTGAACCCGCTCCCGCCCAGCGATACTGCCAGGAAGCTGGTGGAATATCTGGGCAGCACAGAGCTGGTGCTCTGCAAAGCGAAAAAAGACTACGAAAAGGGCGAGTATCAATGGGTAGCGCAGATCACCAAAGAACTGGTCTACGCCGACCCGTCCAATCAGAAAGCACGCAATCTGTGTGCAGATGCACTGGAACAGCTTGGCTATCAGGCAGAGTCCGGCGCGTGGCGCAATGCCTATCTGATGGGTGCCGCCGAGCTGCGCAAGGGCAACTTGTCCAAACTGGCGCGCACAGCCAATGGACTGGCCGCGACAATGGGCGAGATGACCATCGCCATGCTGCTGGATTACATCGCGATCATGACCGATGCCAATGCCGCCCAGAACGATGATCTGACTTTGAATCTGACGGTGACAGATGTGAATGAACAGTTCTATGTAACCCGTAAGAATGGCATCCTGCTGTCTTACCCCGGCGAGAACCATCCGGATGCGCAGGCTTCCGTCACCTGCAAGCGTCTGCAGCTCTTTGCCTTGATGACAGGTCAGCAGGCCGGGCAGGTACAGATCAGCGGCGATGCCACCGTTCTGAAGCGCCTGCTGGCGTACGCCTCCAAGTTCGAGAAGACTTTCAATGTGATTGAACCGTAA
- the cas2 gene encoding CRISPR-associated endonuclease Cas2 yields the protein MLVLITYDVNTETAAGRKRLRKVAKKCVDHGQRVQNSVFECLLDAAQFAVLKSELAALIDPDLDSLRFYQLGNNYKTKVEHIGVHPLFESGDVLIF from the coding sequence ATGCTGGTCCTGATCACCTACGATGTCAACACTGAGACCGCTGCTGGGCGCAAACGCCTGCGCAAAGTGGCCAAAAAGTGCGTGGACCACGGGCAGCGGGTGCAGAATTCTGTCTTCGAGTGCCTGCTGGACGCCGCACAGTTTGCTGTTCTGAAGTCCGAGCTTGCCGCTCTCATCGACCCCGATCTGGACAGTCTGCGGTTTTATCAACTGGGCAACAACTATAAGACCAAGGTCGAGCACATCGGAGTTCATCCCCTGTTTGAATCCGGAGACGTGCTGATCTTCTAG
- the cas8c gene encoding type I-C CRISPR-associated protein Cas8c/Csd1, with protein sequence MSWLERCYQTYEYIRRAEPDLIGRQEPNRATLLPVGHTTQQAQIQVELDLDGNFLNAFVLRKKNKEKGSKKEDEQTTIIPCTEESLARTTNIAPHPLADKLQYVASNYKDFGGPKRAGWDAYHAQLVQWCNSPFAHPLVRAVLTYLEKGTLIQDLIHYNALFTDDSGLLPQTDDNPNDSKHPISSLISDQTEAFVRFRVNGIDLSNDKEIWDSFLSFYEPTITSRDYCTVLGEKTAISYLSPKKIRNDGDGTKLISHNADKGFNYTFRGRFHNTQQALSIGYRTTQEAHSALRWLISRQGTNLGDESILVWGTQDEPVPSLCDDTYDLAQNAPADDLDDMEIPEFALMPSQEASTAETIARQFNRAIHGYRLKLTDTSQLSVLILDSPSGAKGRLSVRYYQELSGSRLLENIVDWHKTFVWLLEYRSRPAPAQPGTKPKQEHFSFVGAPAPEDIAKAAYGEKVDQKLKQQTLERLVPCLVERKPLPYDLVRSAVRRATAGVTLEPWEARKTRSIACALICGYYNRSKGESYSMALDETCRDRSYLFGRILACAEQVERYAQNLTTDEKRTTNAERAQVMFVQRPAKTTVLLQNKLTPYLSRIQSKNGSRRRYQLMLDLIDQLGEENFTNKPLSELYLLGYSSQLMAFRRENEESKKNSNPSEE encoded by the coding sequence ATGAGCTGGCTGGAACGCTGTTATCAGACCTATGAGTACATCCGCCGGGCAGAACCTGACCTCATCGGCAGGCAGGAACCCAATCGTGCCACCCTCCTGCCCGTCGGTCACACCACCCAGCAGGCACAGATTCAGGTAGAGCTCGACCTCGACGGCAATTTTCTGAACGCTTTTGTCCTGCGCAAAAAGAACAAAGAGAAGGGGTCCAAAAAGGAGGATGAACAAACCACAATCATCCCCTGCACCGAAGAATCCCTTGCTCGTACCACAAACATTGCGCCACATCCCTTGGCAGATAAGCTTCAATACGTTGCTTCCAACTATAAAGACTTCGGTGGTCCTAAAAGGGCCGGCTGGGACGCGTATCATGCCCAACTTGTTCAATGGTGTAATTCACCTTTTGCGCATCCACTGGTCCGTGCTGTTTTAACCTATCTTGAAAAAGGCACGCTCATTCAAGATTTAATTCATTATAACGCTCTTTTTACAGACGATTCAGGTCTTCTCCCCCAGACAGACGATAACCCCAATGATTCCAAACATCCCATCAGTTCGCTTATCAGTGATCAAACGGAAGCTTTTGTTCGATTTCGCGTGAATGGCATCGACCTTTCAAATGACAAAGAGATCTGGGATTCGTTTTTATCATTTTATGAGCCAACCATCACTTCAAGAGATTACTGCACAGTTCTTGGTGAAAAAACTGCTATTTCGTATCTCAGTCCTAAGAAAATCCGTAATGATGGCGACGGAACCAAGCTGATTTCGCACAATGCGGACAAAGGGTTCAATTACACTTTCCGTGGTCGCTTTCATAATACGCAGCAGGCGCTTTCGATCGGCTATCGCACCACACAGGAAGCCCACAGTGCACTGCGCTGGCTCATCAGCCGTCAGGGCACAAATCTTGGTGATGAATCCATCCTGGTCTGGGGCACACAGGATGAACCGGTTCCCTCGCTTTGCGATGATACCTATGATCTTGCGCAGAATGCCCCCGCTGATGATCTCGATGACATGGAGATTCCAGAATTTGCTTTGATGCCCTCACAGGAAGCTTCCACCGCCGAGACCATTGCGCGGCAGTTCAATCGGGCGATCCATGGATACCGCTTGAAGCTGACCGACACCTCCCAGCTTTCCGTTCTGATCCTGGACTCTCCTTCTGGTGCCAAAGGCCGCCTTTCGGTCCGGTATTATCAGGAACTCAGCGGCTCCCGGCTGCTGGAAAATATCGTTGACTGGCACAAGACCTTTGTGTGGCTTTTGGAATACCGCTCCCGCCCCGCACCGGCACAGCCCGGAACGAAACCCAAGCAGGAACATTTTTCGTTTGTCGGAGCACCCGCTCCGGAGGACATCGCGAAAGCTGCTTACGGAGAAAAGGTCGATCAGAAACTCAAGCAACAGACTTTGGAGCGCCTTGTTCCCTGTCTGGTAGAACGAAAGCCGCTGCCTTATGACCTTGTGCGAAGCGCTGTACGCCGTGCTACGGCAGGTGTCACGCTGGAGCCCTGGGAAGCCCGCAAGACCCGCAGCATCGCCTGTGCGCTGATCTGCGGTTATTACAACCGATCGAAAGGAGAATCTTATTCTATGGCATTGGATGAAACCTGCCGCGACCGCAGCTATCTGTTCGGCCGCATCCTCGCCTGCGCAGAGCAGGTCGAACGCTATGCACAAAACCTGACCACCGATGAAAAACGTACAACGAATGCCGAACGGGCACAGGTCATGTTCGTACAGCGACCCGCCAAAACGACCGTTCTGCTGCAAAACAAGCTCACGCCCTATCTGAGCCGCATCCAGTCCAAAAACGGCAGCCGACGCCGTTATCAGCTCATGCTGGATCTGATCGATCAGCTCGGTGAAGAAAACTTCACCAACAAACCCTTGAGCGAACTTTATCTCCTTGGCTATTCCAGCCAGCTGATGGCCTTCCGCCGTGAAAACGAAGAATCGAAAAAGAATTCCAATCCGAGTGAAGAATAA